From the genome of Sulfurovum sp. NBC37-1, one region includes:
- a CDS encoding DUF167 domain-containing protein: MFYEIHDTKVSMRIKAQPAASRNEFCDIYGEDAIKIRIKAPAVEGAANKELMKFLAKSFKVPKSDIIFKSGQNSKIKIVEFPLTEKFQNWVETVK, encoded by the coding sequence ATGTTCTATGAAATTCACGATACAAAAGTCAGTATGCGTATCAAAGCTCAGCCTGCAGCGAGCAGGAATGAATTTTGCGATATCTACGGGGAAGATGCCATCAAGATACGCATCAAGGCACCGGCAGTCGAAGGTGCGGCGAACAAAGAGCTGATGAAATTTCTTGCAAAAAGTTTCAAAGTTCCAAAAAGTGATATAATTTTCAAATCAGGACAGAACAGCAAGATCAAAATAGTTGAGTTTCCATTGACTGAAAAATTTCAAAACTGGGTTGAAACTGTGAAATAA
- a CDS encoding RluA family pseudouridine synthase, with product MATDKAYKVLAQQQGISNKKAKELIDRGLVFVDDRKVRIARAEINTETTFRIEYPEDIEILYEDEDIIAVNKPAQVDSYEIQDAIEGAELLHRLDRDTSGVLLLGRNREFIERAIKEFKNRRVEKHYVAWVDGVIYETVEIDEPIFTVKKGKAFSMIDPVRGKKAHTVVHPEEVQGKKSKVKIDITTGRTHQIRVHLAHIGHPIVGDEQYGSRTQAKRILLHSAKMKILDYEFNAKEPKDIARYK from the coding sequence ATGGCTACAGATAAAGCATACAAAGTACTGGCCCAACAGCAGGGTATCTCCAATAAGAAGGCAAAAGAGCTGATAGATAGAGGGCTCGTATTTGTGGATGACCGAAAGGTCAGGATCGCAAGGGCTGAGATCAATACGGAGACGACATTCCGTATCGAGTACCCTGAGGACATAGAGATCCTCTACGAGGATGAAGATATCATCGCTGTGAACAAACCGGCACAAGTGGACAGTTACGAGATCCAGGATGCTATTGAAGGCGCGGAACTTCTGCACAGGCTCGACAGAGATACAAGCGGTGTGCTGCTTCTGGGCAGGAATAGAGAGTTCATAGAGAGAGCCATCAAGGAATTCAAGAACAGAAGGGTAGAGAAACATTATGTAGCCTGGGTCGATGGTGTGATCTATGAGACTGTGGAGATCGATGAACCGATCTTCACCGTCAAGAAAGGTAAAGCCTTCTCTATGATAGACCCGGTACGGGGTAAAAAAGCACATACGGTCGTACATCCCGAAGAGGTACAGGGGAAAAAGTCCAAAGTGAAGATCGATATCACGACAGGGAGGACACACCAGATTAGAGTGCACCTGGCGCATATAGGCCATCCGATCGTGGGCGACGAGCAGTATGGAAGCCGTACACAGGCCAAGCGTATTCTACTGCATTCGGCCAAAATGAAGATACTCGACTATGAATTCAATGCGAAAGAGCCTAAAGATATCGCAAGATACAAATAA